The Bacteroides acidifaciens genome includes a region encoding these proteins:
- the rsmG gene encoding 16S rRNA (guanine(527)-N(7))-methyltransferase RsmG: protein MEIIEKYFLELTEEQCKQFAALYDLYIDWNSKINVISRKDIENLYEHHVLHSLGIAKVIQFRPGTSIMDLGTGGGFPGIPLAILFPETKFHLVDSIGKKVRVATEVANAIGLKNVTFRHARAEEEKRTFDFVVSRAVMPLADLIKIIKKNISSKQQNALPNGLICLKGGELEHETMPFKHKTMIHSLSDNFEEEFFETKKVVYVPI, encoded by the coding sequence GTGGAAATCATAGAGAAATACTTCCTTGAGCTGACAGAAGAGCAATGCAAACAATTTGCTGCTCTATATGACCTCTACATCGACTGGAATTCGAAAATCAACGTTATCTCACGCAAGGATATCGAGAACTTGTATGAGCACCATGTGCTCCATTCATTAGGCATTGCCAAAGTCATCCAGTTCCGTCCCGGAACCAGTATCATGGACTTAGGAACAGGCGGCGGTTTCCCCGGCATTCCCTTGGCGATATTATTCCCCGAAACAAAGTTTCACCTTGTAGACAGCATCGGCAAAAAAGTACGTGTAGCAACAGAAGTGGCTAATGCCATCGGACTGAAAAACGTCACTTTCCGCCATGCCCGCGCAGAAGAGGAAAAACGCACGTTCGACTTCGTTGTCAGCCGTGCCGTTATGCCCCTGGCGGACTTGATTAAGATTATCAAAAAGAATATATCTTCCAAACAGCAGAATGCATTGCCCAACGGGCTTATCTGTCTCAAGGGCGGTGAACTGGAACACGAAACGATGCCGTTCAAGCATAAGACAATGATTCACAGCCTGAGCGACAACTTCGAGGAGGAGTTCTTTGAAACAAAAAAAGTGGTATATGTCCCTATTTAA
- a CDS encoding DUF1015 domain-containing protein has product MAIIKPFKGIRPPQDLVEQVASRPYDVLNSEEARVEAEGNEKSLYHIIKPEIDFPAGTDEHAEPVYAKAAENFQAFQDKGWLVQDAKESYYIYAQTMNGKTQYGLVVGAYVPDYMNGVIKKHELTRRDKEEDRMKHVRVNNANIEPVFFAYPDNEKLDAIIKKYTAEKPVYDFIAPGDGFGHTFWIVDQDEDIAAITAEFAQMPALYIADGHHRSAAAALVGAEKAKQNPNHRGDEEYNYFMAVCFPANQLTIIDYNRVVKDLNGLTPEQFIAALGKNFVVEEKGADIYKPSGLHNFSLYLNDKWYSLTAKAGTYNDNDPIGVLDVTISSNLILDEILGIKDLRSDKRIDFVGGIRGLGELKKRVDSGEMKVALALYPVSMKQLMDIADTGNIMPPKTTWFEPKLRSGLVIHKLD; this is encoded by the coding sequence ATGGCAATAATTAAACCTTTCAAGGGCATTCGTCCACCGCAAGATTTGGTGGAACAGGTTGCTTCCCGTCCTTACGATGTATTGAATTCTGAAGAAGCCCGCGTCGAAGCGGAAGGTAACGAAAAGTCTCTTTATCATATCATCAAACCGGAGATAGATTTTCCGGCAGGTACGGACGAGCATGCTGAACCGGTGTATGCCAAGGCTGCCGAGAACTTTCAGGCGTTTCAGGATAAAGGATGGTTAGTGCAGGATGCGAAAGAAAGCTATTATATCTATGCCCAGACAATGAACGGGAAGACGCAGTACGGATTGGTTGTCGGTGCTTATGTTCCCGATTACATGAATGGAGTCATCAAGAAACATGAACTTACCCGTCGCGACAAGGAGGAAGACCGCATGAAGCATGTCCGTGTGAACAATGCGAATATCGAGCCTGTTTTCTTCGCTTATCCTGATAATGAGAAGTTGGATGCTATCATCAAGAAATATACGGCAGAAAAGCCTGTTTATGACTTCATCGCTCCGGGTGATGGTTTCGGTCATACGTTCTGGATTGTTGACCAGGATGAGGACATTGCCGCCATTACTGCCGAATTTGCCCAAATGCCGGCTCTGTATATCGCTGACGGACATCACCGTTCCGCTGCTGCCGCATTGGTTGGGGCTGAAAAGGCAAAGCAGAATCCGAATCATCGCGGTGATGAGGAGTATAATTACTTTATGGCTGTCTGCTTCCCGGCAAACCAACTGACTATTATTGATTACAACCGTGTGGTGAAAGACCTCAACGGATTGACTCCCGAGCAGTTCATTGCTGCATTAGGCAAGAACTTTGTCGTAGAAGAAAAGGGTGCGGATATATACAAGCCGTCCGGTTTGCATAACTTCTCTCTTTATCTGAATGATAAATGGTATAGCCTGACTGCCAAAGCCGGAACATACAATGATAATGACCCTATCGGTGTACTTGATGTTACCATTTCTTCCAACTTGATTTTGGACGAAATTTTGGGAATAAAGGACTTGCGTTCGGATAAGCGTATCGACTTTGTCGGTGGTATCCGTGGATTGGGCGAACTCAAGAAACGTGTGGATAGCGGTGAAATGAAAGTAGCTCTGGCACTTTATCCTGTGTCTATGAAGCAACTGATGGATATTGCAGATACCGGTAATATCATGCCGCCCAAGACCACCTGGTTTGAACCTAAACTCCGCTCAGGACTGGTTATTCATAAGTTGGATTAA
- a CDS encoding DUF3298 and DUF4163 domain-containing protein: protein MKKQYVSLLAIILSVSGFLFSCHDKMNKNTGALQFDSIQVNETAHLFNDTAKPACNIIINFAYPVKSSDDMLKDSLNTYFISACFGDKYIGEKPEEVIKQYTENYISEYRRDLEPMYTEDEKDKEDEASIGAWYSYYKGIESHVQLYEKDLLVYRIDYNEYTGGAHGIYMTTYLNMDLTLMRPLRLDDIFVGDYKDPLTDLIWNQLMADNKVTTHEALEDMGYASTGDITPTENFYLSKEGITFYYNVYDITPYSMGPVKVTIPFPMMEHLLGSNPILGELKD from the coding sequence ATGAAAAAACAATATGTCAGCCTGCTTGCTATTATACTTTCGGTAAGCGGCTTTTTGTTTTCTTGTCATGACAAGATGAACAAAAACACAGGTGCGTTACAATTCGACAGTATCCAGGTGAATGAGACGGCACACCTCTTTAACGATACAGCCAAACCGGCTTGTAATATAATTATCAATTTCGCCTATCCCGTCAAGTCATCGGATGATATGCTGAAAGACAGTCTGAATACTTATTTCATTTCCGCCTGCTTCGGCGATAAGTACATTGGGGAAAAACCGGAAGAGGTCATAAAGCAATATACGGAAAATTATATCAGTGAATATCGCCGCGACTTGGAGCCGATGTACACAGAAGATGAGAAAGATAAGGAAGACGAAGCATCCATCGGTGCTTGGTATTCTTATTATAAAGGTATCGAAAGCCACGTGCAACTGTATGAGAAAGATTTGCTTGTATATCGTATTGACTATAATGAATATACCGGTGGTGCACATGGCATCTATATGACGACTTACCTGAATATGGATCTTACGCTGATGCGTCCGCTCCGTCTTGACGACATTTTCGTCGGAGATTACAAAGACCCGCTGACCGACCTCATTTGGAACCAGCTCATGGCTGACAACAAAGTGACGACTCACGAAGCTTTGGAAGATATGGGATATGCTTCGACCGGTGACATCACTCCGACCGAGAATTTCTATCTGAGCAAAGAAGGCATTACCTTCTATTATAATGTATATGACATCACTCCCTATTCCATGGGACCGGTAAAGGTGACAATCCCATTCCCTATGATGGAACATCTTCTCGGCAGCAACCCGATTTTGGGAGAACTGAAAGATTAA
- a CDS encoding MBL fold metallo-hydrolase, giving the protein MKIKRFEFNMFPVNCYVLWDETKEAVVIDPGCFYEEEKQALKKFILTNGLTVKHLLNTHLHLDHIFGNPFMLKEFGLAAEANKADEYWIDEAPKQSRMFGFQLQEAPVPLGKYLHDGDIITFGHTQLEAIHVPGHSPGSLVYYCKEDNCMFSGDVLFQGSIGRADLTGGNFDELIEHICSRLFILPNETVVYPGHGAPTTIGMEKAENPFFR; this is encoded by the coding sequence ATGAAAATAAAAAGGTTTGAATTTAATATGTTTCCCGTAAATTGCTACGTGTTATGGGACGAAACAAAAGAAGCAGTCGTCATTGATCCGGGCTGTTTCTATGAAGAAGAGAAACAAGCACTGAAGAAGTTCATTCTCACGAACGGACTGACCGTGAAGCATCTTCTGAATACTCACTTACATTTGGATCATATCTTCGGGAATCCTTTCATGTTGAAAGAGTTCGGTTTGGCAGCAGAGGCGAATAAAGCGGACGAGTATTGGATTGACGAAGCGCCGAAACAAAGCCGAATGTTTGGTTTCCAATTGCAGGAAGCACCCGTACCGTTGGGGAAATACCTGCATGACGGTGATATTATCACTTTCGGACACACCCAACTGGAAGCAATCCATGTGCCCGGTCACTCGCCCGGCAGCTTGGTGTATTATTGCAAAGAAGACAACTGCATGTTCTCCGGTGACGTCCTGTTTCAAGGCAGTATCGGTCGGGCCGACCTTACAGGTGGCAATTTCGACGAACTGATAGAGCATATTTGCAGCCGTCTTTTCATCCTTCCTAACGAGACAGTCGTTTATCCGGGACATGGCGCCCCCACGACCATCGGGATGGAAAAAGCAGAAAATCCATTTTTCAGATAA
- a CDS encoding nitroreductase family protein: protein MKTNEILENIKARRSVRAYTNQQVSEDNLQAILEAATYAPSGMHLETFHFTAIQNMDKLAELNERIKGAFAKSEDTRLQERGHSKTYCCYYHAPTLIIVSNEPTQWWAGMDCACAIENMFLAAQSLGIGSCWINQLGTTCDDSEVREFITSLGVPENHKVYGCVALGYADPEIQIKEKKVKEGMVTIVR from the coding sequence ATGAAAACAAATGAGATTTTAGAAAACATCAAAGCCCGTCGTAGTGTACGTGCTTATACAAATCAGCAAGTTTCAGAAGATAATTTGCAGGCGATTTTGGAAGCGGCAACTTATGCTCCGAGTGGAATGCATCTGGAAACGTTTCATTTCACGGCTATTCAGAATATGGATAAATTGGCAGAACTGAATGAACGTATAAAGGGAGCTTTCGCAAAAAGTGAGGATACCCGTTTGCAGGAACGCGGTCATAGCAAGACTTATTGCTGCTATTACCATGCTCCGACTTTAATCATCGTCTCTAATGAGCCTACCCAATGGTGGGCAGGGATGGACTGTGCCTGTGCGATAGAGAATATGTTTCTTGCCGCCCAGTCTTTAGGAATTGGTTCTTGTTGGATTAATCAGTTAGGTACAACATGTGATGATTCTGAAGTACGCGAATTTATAACTTCACTCGGAGTGCCGGAGAATCATAAGGTTTATGGTTGTGTAGCTTTAGGATACGCTGACCCGGAAATTCAGATAAAAGAGAAGAAAGTAAAAGAAGGAATGGTAACCATCGTGAGATAG
- a CDS encoding HpaII family restriction endonuclease: MAFEATKKEWCELYTFFRLLADGKVVLGTAEAKAGEVSWPVAMIQREEHDGTRRYYIEEETIRIEGETSVKSMPREDFGIVAELILQAVKSSSENDVTSPDGVEEFLDEAGIFDLEAKTEDRTDFSVAFWHPEAPLRGFNVRSRLSAMNPLLDGGRAANLKLEQSGVKFATPTVNKINALPESLNEVSERMMMIERLGGVLKYSDVADKVFRSNLLMIDLHFPRVLAEMVRIMHLDGVSRISELTEIIKQINPLKIKDELINKHKFYEFKVKQFLMALALGMRPAKIYNGLDSAVEGILLVDGSGEVLCYHKSEKQVMEDFLFLNTRLEKGALEKDKYGFLERENGVYYFKLNAKIGLVKR; this comes from the coding sequence ATGGCATTTGAAGCAACTAAAAAAGAATGGTGTGAACTTTATACATTCTTCCGTTTGTTGGCAGACGGGAAAGTGGTATTAGGTACGGCAGAGGCGAAAGCAGGAGAAGTGTCCTGGCCTGTTGCAATGATTCAACGGGAAGAGCATGACGGAACGCGTCGATACTATATCGAAGAAGAGACAATCCGTATCGAAGGAGAAACGAGTGTTAAATCCATGCCTCGTGAAGATTTCGGTATTGTTGCCGAACTGATATTGCAAGCTGTCAAATCTTCTTCGGAGAATGACGTGACTTCACCGGACGGAGTAGAAGAGTTTTTGGATGAAGCGGGCATTTTTGACTTGGAGGCAAAGACGGAAGACCGTACGGACTTCTCCGTTGCCTTCTGGCATCCGGAAGCACCGTTGAGAGGTTTCAATGTCCGTTCAAGACTGAGCGCTATGAATCCGTTGCTGGACGGTGGACGTGCAGCGAATCTGAAGCTGGAACAGAGTGGAGTTAAATTTGCTACTCCAACGGTGAATAAGATAAATGCTTTGCCCGAGTCTCTCAATGAAGTGTCCGAGCGAATGATGATGATTGAACGTCTGGGCGGTGTACTCAAGTATTCGGATGTAGCCGATAAGGTATTTCGTAGCAACCTTTTGATGATTGACTTGCATTTCCCGCGTGTATTGGCGGAAATGGTGCGTATCATGCATTTGGACGGTGTGTCCCGTATTAGTGAACTGACGGAGATTATCAAACAGATAAATCCGTTGAAGATTAAGGATGAGTTGATAAACAAGCATAAGTTCTATGAATTTAAGGTGAAGCAGTTCTTGATGGCATTGGCGCTGGGCATGCGTCCTGCAAAGATTTATAATGGACTGGATTCGGCAGTGGAAGGAATTTTGCTGGTAGATGGGAGCGGAGAGGTACTCTGTTATCATAAATCGGAAAAACAGGTTATGGAAGATTTTCTGTTCTTGAATACCCGTTTGGAGAAAGGCGCTTTGGAGAAGGATAAATACGGATTCCTGGAAAGGGAGAACGGGGTTTATTATTTCAAGTTGAATGCAAAGATTGGTCTGGTTAAAAGATAG
- a CDS encoding C39 family peptidase has protein sequence MRKKNYIFFILLSGFFAWRNTQACAQEVQKTPETLETRQLAPNNIPVPWYSQKITGCPYSHCSLASSLMVFDYFKGMTTDKQRSAQDAEKKLVEYQRNYFLKKHAPFRRRTSIGQGGYYSFEIDSLARYYENMVSAEHFQKKDYRILKDYIDRGIPILVNVRYTGAVRGLRPGPRGHWMVLRGIDDKYVWVNDPGRSPEMRNKGENIRYPIKKQPGNPSYFDGCWTGRFIVVTPKEWIHNSLFAQVGKLPPLEEVMYVVPPFVPPVELPRVISQ, from the coding sequence ATGAGAAAGAAAAACTATATATTTTTTATCCTGCTTTCGGGCTTCTTTGCATGGAGGAATACTCAGGCTTGTGCACAGGAGGTTCAGAAAACTCCGGAGACTTTAGAGACTCGGCAGTTAGCTCCTAATAATATTCCTGTTCCCTGGTATTCTCAGAAAATCACGGGATGTCCTTATTCGCATTGTTCCCTGGCTTCTTCGTTAATGGTGTTCGACTATTTTAAGGGGATGACGACCGACAAACAACGGTCGGCTCAGGATGCTGAAAAGAAACTGGTGGAATATCAACGGAATTACTTTCTGAAAAAGCATGCTCCTTTCCGTCGTCGTACTTCGATAGGACAGGGTGGTTATTATTCTTTCGAGATAGATTCGCTGGCTCGTTATTACGAAAATATGGTAAGTGCCGAGCATTTTCAAAAGAAAGATTATCGGATATTGAAAGATTATATTGACCGTGGTATCCCTATTTTGGTGAATGTGAGATATACAGGCGCAGTTCGCGGCTTGCGTCCCGGACCGAGGGGACATTGGATGGTACTTCGAGGGATTGATGATAAATACGTGTGGGTGAATGACCCCGGTCGTTCGCCGGAGATGCGGAATAAGGGAGAAAATATCCGCTATCCTATAAAGAAACAACCGGGTAATCCCTCTTATTTTGATGGATGTTGGACAGGACGTTTTATTGTGGTCACTCCCAAGGAATGGATACACAATTCACTCTTTGCACAGGTAGGCAAATTGCCGCCGTTAGAAGAAGTGATGTATGTGGTTCCGCCTTTCGTCCCGCCTGTGGAATTGCCGCGGGTTATCAGTCAATAG
- a CDS encoding NAD(P)-dependent oxidoreductase: MKVLVATEKPFAKVAVDGIRKEIEAAGYELALLEKYTDKAQLLDAVKDANAIIIRSDIVDAEVLDAAKELKIVVRAGAGYDNVDLAAATVHNVCVMNTPGQNSNAVAELALGMMVYAVRNFYNGTSGTELMGKKLGIHAYGNVGRNVARVAKGFGMEVYAYDAFCPKEVIEKDGVKAVGSAEELYKTCQVVSLHIPATAETKNSINYALLKDMPKGAMLVNTARKEVINEAELIKLMEDRADFKYITDIMPAANAEFAEKFAGRYFSTPKKMGAQTAEANINAGIAAAQQIVGFLKDGCEKFRVNK, from the coding sequence ATGAAAGTACTTGTTGCTACTGAAAAACCGTTTGCTAAAGTTGCGGTAGATGGTATTCGTAAAGAAATAGAAGCAGCCGGATATGAGCTTGCTTTACTTGAGAAATATACAGATAAGGCTCAGTTGCTGGATGCGGTGAAAGACGCTAACGCTATCATTATCCGTAGTGATATTGTTGATGCTGAAGTGTTGGATGCTGCAAAGGAATTGAAGATTGTGGTTCGTGCGGGTGCAGGGTACGATAACGTAGACCTGGCTGCTGCCACTGTTCACAATGTTTGTGTGATGAATACTCCGGGACAAAATTCCAATGCTGTTGCCGAACTGGCTTTGGGTATGATGGTGTATGCTGTCCGCAATTTCTACAACGGGACGTCCGGTACGGAACTGATGGGCAAGAAACTGGGTATCCATGCTTACGGAAACGTTGGTCGCAATGTTGCCCGTGTTGCCAAAGGCTTCGGAATGGAAGTGTATGCTTATGACGCATTCTGCCCGAAAGAGGTAATCGAAAAAGACGGGGTGAAGGCTGTTGGTTCGGCAGAAGAATTGTATAAGACTTGCCAGGTGGTGTCTTTGCATATTCCTGCAACTGCCGAAACCAAGAATTCTATCAATTATGCGTTGCTGAAAGATATGCCGAAGGGCGCCATGTTGGTAAACACTGCCCGCAAGGAAGTTATTAACGAAGCCGAACTGATTAAGTTGATGGAAGACCGTGCCGACTTTAAATATATCACGGACATCATGCCTGCCGCCAACGCAGAATTTGCGGAGAAGTTTGCCGGACGTTATTTCTCAACTCCGAAGAAGATGGGTGCACAGACTGCCGAAGCAAATATCAATGCAGGTATTGCTGCTGCCCAACAAATCGTTGGTTTCTTGAAAGACGGTTGCGAAAAATTCCGCGTGAATAAATAA
- the gcvP gene encoding aminomethyl-transferring glycine dehydrogenase, with product MKTDLLASRHIGINEQDTAVMLRKIGVASLDELIDKTIPANIRLKEPLALSSPLTEYEFEKHIATLASKNKLYTTYIGLGWYNTITPAVIQRNVFENPVWYTSYTPYQTEVSQGRLEALMNFQTAVCDLTAMPLANCSLLDEGTAAAEAVNMMYALRSRAQQKSGANVVFVDENVFPQTLAVMTTRAVPQGIELRVGKYKDFEPSPEVFACILQYPNSNGNVEDYAAFTEKAHTADCKVAVAADILSLALLTPPGEWGADIVFGTTQRLGTPMFYGGPSAAYFATRDEYKRNMPGRIIGWSKDKYGKLCYRMALQTREQHIKREKATSNICTAQALLATMAGFYAVYHGQEGISTIASRIHSITVFLDKQLKKFGYTQVNAQYFDTLRFELPEHVSAQQIRTIALSKEVNLRYFENGDVGFSIDETTDIAAANVLLSIFAIAAGKDYQKADDIPEKSNIDKALKRTSPFLTHEVFNKYHTETEMMRYIKRLDRKDISLAQSMISLGSCTMKLNAASEMLPLSCSEFMGMHPLVPEDQAEGYRELIKNLSEDLKIITGFAGVSLQPNSGAAGEYTGLRVIRTYLESIGQGHRNKVLIPASAHGTNPASAIQAGFTTVTCACDELGNVDMDDLRAKAEENKDELAALMITYPSTHGIFETEIKEICNIIHACGAQVYMDGANMNAQVGLTNPGFIGADVCHLNLHKTFASPHGGGGPGVGPICVAEHLVPFLPGHGILGNAQNQVSSAPFGSAGILPITYGYIRMMGTEGLTQATKIAILNANYLAACLKDTYGIVYCGANGFVGHEMILECRKVHEETGISENDIAKRLMDYGYHAPTLSFPVHGTLMIEPTESESLAELDNFVEVMLNIWKEIQEVKNGEADKNDNVLINAPHPEYEVVNDLWEHSYTREKAAYPIESVRENKFWINVARVDNTLGDRKLLPTRYGTFD from the coding sequence ATGAAAACCGATTTGTTAGCTAGCCGTCACATCGGCATCAATGAACAAGACACAGCCGTGATGCTCCGCAAAATTGGAGTAGCATCACTGGACGAACTTATTGACAAAACAATTCCTGCCAATATCCGGCTGAAAGAGCCGTTAGCATTGTCGAGCCCGTTGACGGAATACGAATTTGAAAAACACATCGCCACACTGGCAAGCAAGAACAAACTGTACACCACCTACATCGGTCTGGGCTGGTACAATACGATTACACCCGCCGTTATCCAACGAAATGTATTCGAGAACCCGGTGTGGTACACTTCCTACACTCCTTATCAGACAGAAGTGTCGCAAGGACGCCTGGAAGCATTGATGAATTTCCAGACAGCCGTGTGCGACCTTACCGCCATGCCGCTTGCCAACTGTTCACTGCTGGACGAAGGAACCGCAGCAGCCGAAGCTGTCAACATGATGTATGCCCTGCGTTCTCGCGCCCAACAGAAATCGGGTGCAAACGTAGTCTTCGTTGACGAAAATGTCTTCCCGCAAACACTGGCTGTCATGACTACACGTGCCGTGCCGCAAGGTATCGAGCTGCGTGTAGGTAAATATAAGGATTTCGAACCTTCACCGGAAGTCTTCGCCTGCATCCTGCAATACCCCAATTCCAACGGAAACGTAGAAGATTACGCCGCATTTACAGAAAAAGCGCACACAGCCGATTGCAAGGTAGCTGTCGCTGCCGATATTCTGAGCCTTGCCCTGTTGACTCCGCCGGGAGAATGGGGAGCGGATATCGTATTCGGAACAACCCAACGTCTGGGCACACCGATGTTCTATGGCGGTCCGTCCGCTGCTTACTTCGCCACAAGGGACGAATACAAACGGAATATGCCGGGACGTATCATCGGATGGTCGAAAGATAAATACGGCAAACTCTGTTACCGCATGGCTTTACAGACGCGCGAACAACATATCAAACGAGAAAAAGCAACATCGAATATCTGCACGGCACAAGCCCTGCTGGCCACAATGGCAGGTTTCTACGCAGTCTACCACGGCCAGGAAGGTATTTCAACCATCGCTTCGCGTATCCACAGCATCACCGTATTCCTCGACAAGCAGTTGAAGAAATTCGGATATACGCAAGTAAACGCACAATATTTCGACACATTGCGTTTTGAACTGCCCGAACACGTTTCGGCACAGCAGATTCGGACGATTGCACTCAGTAAAGAGGTAAATCTGCGCTATTTTGAGAATGGAGATGTAGGGTTCAGCATTGACGAAACTACGGATATTGCAGCCGCGAACGTATTGCTTTCCATCTTTGCCATCGCTGCCGGAAAAGATTATCAGAAAGCAGATGATATTCCGGAGAAAAGCAATATTGACAAGGCTCTGAAACGTACGAGTCCTTTCCTTACTCACGAGGTATTCAACAAGTATCATACAGAAACGGAAATGATGCGTTATATCAAACGTTTGGACCGCAAGGATATTTCACTGGCTCAATCCATGATTTCCCTCGGCTCATGCACAATGAAGTTGAACGCTGCTTCGGAAATGCTGCCTTTGAGCTGTTCCGAGTTTATGGGTATGCATCCGCTGGTTCCCGAAGACCAGGCTGAAGGATACCGCGAACTGATAAAGAACCTGAGTGAGGATTTGAAGATTATCACCGGTTTTGCAGGAGTAAGCCTGCAACCGAATTCGGGTGCTGCGGGAGAATATACAGGTCTTCGCGTGATTCGCACTTACCTTGAAAGTATCGGTCAGGGACATCGGAACAAGGTTCTGATTCCGGCATCGGCTCACGGAACCAATCCTGCGTCGGCTATACAGGCAGGCTTTACAACCGTCACCTGTGCCTGCGATGAGCTGGGAAATGTAGATATGGATGACCTGCGTGCCAAAGCCGAAGAAAATAAAGATGAGTTAGCCGCATTAATGATTACCTATCCCTCGACTCATGGTATTTTTGAAACGGAGATAAAGGAGATTTGCAATATTATTCATGCGTGTGGCGCACAAGTATACATGGATGGTGCTAACATGAACGCACAAGTAGGACTGACCAATCCGGGATTTATCGGCGCTGATGTCTGCCATCTGAATCTTCACAAGACATTCGCTTCTCCTCACGGTGGCGGTGGTCCTGGAGTAGGTCCTATCTGTGTAGCAGAGCACTTGGTTCCTTTCCTGCCCGGACATGGTATCCTCGGCAATGCACAGAATCAGGTTTCTTCCGCTCCGTTCGGAAGTGCAGGTATCCTGCCTATCACATACGGATATATCCGCATGATGGGTACGGAAGGACTGACACAGGCAACTAAAATTGCGATTCTGAATGCCAACTACCTGGCTGCTTGCCTGAAAGACACTTATGGCATCGTCTATTGCGGAGCAAACGGTTTTGTAGGTCACGAAATGATTTTGGAATGCCGCAAGGTACACGAAGAAACAGGTATTTCGGAAAATGACATCGCAAAACGTCTGATGGATTATGGTTATCATGCCCCTACCCTTTCTTTCCCTGTTCACGGCACGTTGATGATTGAACCTACGGAAAGCGAAAGCCTTGCCGAACTGGATAACTTCGTAGAGGTCATGTTGAATATCTGGAAAGAAATCCAGGAAGTGAAGAATGGTGAAGCAGATAAGAATGACAATGTACTGATTAATGCTCCGCACCCCGAATATGAAGTGGTCAATGACCTTTGGGAACATTCATACACACGCGAGAAAGCTGCTTATCCGATAGAGAGTGTACGTGAAAACAAATTCTGGATAAACGTGGCACGCGTAGATAATACGTTAGGAGACCGCAAGTTATTGCCGACCCGTTACGGAACATTTGATTGA
- a CDS encoding IMPACT family protein — protein MTAEDTYKTITEPSEGIYTEKRSKFIAIALPVRTIDEIKVHLETYQKKYYDARHVCYAYMLGAARKDFRANDNGEPSGTAGKPILGQINSNELTDILIIVVRYFGGIKLGTSGLIVAYKAAAAEAIAAATIIEKTVDDDVTVMFEYPFMNDIMRIVKEEEPEILNQSYDMDCSMTLRIRRSMMPRLRARLEKVETARILDDEEN, from the coding sequence ATGACTGCTGAAGATACTTATAAAACCATCACAGAACCTTCTGAAGGTATTTATACAGAAAAGCGAAGCAAGTTCATTGCTATTGCCCTTCCTGTGCGTACTATCGACGAGATAAAAGTACATCTTGAAACGTATCAGAAGAAGTATTATGATGCCCGGCATGTGTGTTATGCTTATATGTTGGGTGCGGCGCGCAAGGATTTTCGCGCCAATGACAACGGAGAACCTTCCGGCACGGCCGGTAAGCCTATTCTCGGACAGATTAATTCCAATGAACTGACGGATATTCTGATTATCGTAGTTCGTTATTTCGGGGGAATCAAGTTAGGAACCAGCGGATTGATTGTAGCTTATAAAGCTGCTGCTGCCGAAGCTATCGCTGCTGCTACGATTATAGAGAAAACGGTAGATGATGATGTGACAGTCATGTTCGAGTATCCTTTTATGAATGACATCATGCGCATTGTGAAGGAAGAAGAACCGGAGATTCTCAATCAGTCGTATGACATGGATTGCAGCATGACACTGCGGATTCGCCGTTCGATGATGCCGAGACTGCGGGCACGACTGGAAAAAGTGGAGACGGCACGAATCCTGGATGATGAAGAGAATTAG